The Nitrospirota bacterium genome has a segment encoding these proteins:
- a CDS encoding YqgE/AlgH family protein, translated as MKKIDIRNLTGMFLIAIPSLKDPNFERTVVLICDHTKDGAFGLVINRILLNSFVPLHGGLDIKEYIVDIPVYYGGPVKPEQGYILYSPEGTYYPSITINKNLALTTAREILVDIVSGKGPERFLFTLGFAGWSPGQLEYELMIDSWLVAPSNNKIIFDVSVNDRWKAAAELIGVDLTRFFCRQGRV; from the coding sequence ATGAAAAAGATTGATATCCGAAATCTGACAGGAATGTTTCTCATTGCTATTCCAAGCTTGAAGGATCCTAATTTTGAGCGGACTGTTGTGCTTATTTGCGACCATACAAAAGACGGAGCATTCGGACTCGTGATCAATCGCATTTTGCTTAATAGTTTCGTCCCCCTTCATGGAGGTCTTGATATAAAGGAGTATATAGTAGATATACCTGTCTATTATGGAGGTCCTGTTAAGCCAGAACAGGGATATATTTTATATTCGCCTGAAGGAACATATTATCCATCAATAACGATCAATAAAAACTTAGCCTTGACTACTGCTCGGGAAATTCTTGTTGATATTGTTTCAGGCAAAGGACCAGAACGTTTCCTTTTTACACTCGGATTTGCAGGATGGTCTCCAGGACAACTTGAGTATGAGTTGATGATAGATAGCTGGCTTGTTGCACCTTCAAATAATAAGATTATCTTTGATGTTTCGGTAAATGATCGCTGGAAAGCCGCAGCAGAATTAATAGGTGTAGATCTTACAAGGTTTTTTTGTAGACAGGGCAGGGTATAA
- the rplM gene encoding 50S ribosomal protein L13, translated as MRTLFAKKGDIERKWYVIDAKDAVLGRLAVKIATFLRGKNKPIFTPNVDTGDFIIVINADKVKLTGNKLDQKIYYRHSGYPGGLKSETARELLSRHPEKLITDAVWGMLPKGRLGRDLLKKLKVYRGSEHPHSAQKPEIISV; from the coding sequence ATGAGGACTCTTTTTGCCAAAAAAGGAGATATTGAACGCAAATGGTATGTTATAGATGCCAAAGATGCTGTTCTCGGAAGGCTTGCAGTAAAGATAGCAACATTTTTGAGAGGTAAAAATAAACCAATTTTTACTCCAAATGTTGATACAGGAGATTTTATTATAGTTATAAATGCAGATAAAGTGAAACTCACAGGAAATAAGCTTGATCAGAAAATCTATTATCGTCATTCAGGGTATCCAGGTGGTTTGAAGTCAGAGACTGCGAGAGAGTTGTTAAGCAGGCACCCTGAAAAATTGATTACTGATGCTGTCTGGGGTATGCTTCCAAAAGGCAGGCTTGGAAGAGATTTACTAAAAAAGCTCAAGGTATATAGGGGATCTGAACATCCACATTCTGCACAAAAGCCAGAAATAATATCTGTATGA
- the rpsI gene encoding 30S ribosomal protein S9, whose amino-acid sequence MADIQYYATGRRKTSVARVTISPGSGQIIVNNKPADIYFPRETLRMVIRQPIEIAGITGKYDINATVTGGGLSGQAGALRHGIARAIVDMNSDLRLRLKKEGFLTRDPREKERKKYGQKGARKRFQFSKR is encoded by the coding sequence ATGGCTGATATTCAGTATTATGCAACTGGAAGAAGAAAGACATCGGTAGCGAGAGTAACCATCTCACCCGGAAGTGGGCAGATAATTGTTAATAATAAGCCTGCTGATATTTACTTCCCGAGAGAAACCCTGAGAATGGTTATACGTCAACCAATAGAGATTGCAGGGATTACTGGCAAATACGATATAAATGCAACTGTAACAGGTGGTGGGCTCTCCGGTCAGGCTGGGGCATTGAGGCATGGAATCGCCAGGGCAATTGTTGATATGAACAGTGACCTTCGGCTGCGATTAAAAAAAGAAGGCTTTCTCACGAGAGACCCTCGCGAGAAAGAGCGAAAGAAATACGGCCAGAAAGGTGCCCGCAAAAGATTCCAATTCTCCAAGAGATAA
- a CDS encoding N-acetyl-gamma-glutamyl-phosphate reductase, with protein sequence MVKVFICGGSGYTGGELLRILINHPRVTITGVTSERSAGKSVSDLFPNLYYYYSGLQYEPLNISKIADKAELFFLALPHAESQQVVDFLFRQGKKIIDLSADYRLKDPAVYERWYKVPHQFQQTLRKAVYGLPEIYRNKIRKTRLIANPGCYPTGAILGLMPAIKHKLINIQYIVIDAKSGTSGAGRKADISVSFCEVNEGFKAYAVGTHRHTPEIEQELSFLSNEKISVNFTPHLLPVDRGILTTIYAPLTKKITGEEIRRIYLNTYKNEPFLRVLDYGVYPNIKNVKGTNFCEIGLKLNEGTNTLIILTAIDNLVKGASGQAVHNMNIMLGFDEKTALENIALFP encoded by the coding sequence ATGGTAAAAGTTTTTATATGTGGTGGTAGCGGTTATACCGGGGGTGAATTGCTCCGTATACTTATAAATCACCCCCGTGTTACTATCACAGGAGTTACATCCGAAAGGTCTGCTGGAAAATCTGTATCTGATCTTTTTCCAAACCTTTATTATTATTATTCAGGTCTTCAATATGAACCATTAAACATTTCTAAAATTGCTGATAAAGCTGAGTTATTCTTTTTGGCATTACCACATGCAGAATCACAGCAGGTGGTAGATTTTTTATTCAGGCAAGGTAAAAAGATTATAGACCTATCTGCTGATTACAGGTTAAAAGACCCTGCTGTATATGAAAGATGGTATAAAGTACCCCATCAATTCCAACAGACCCTGAGAAAAGCTGTTTATGGTCTCCCCGAAATTTACCGGAATAAAATTAGAAAGACAAGACTTATAGCAAATCCTGGTTGCTATCCAACTGGAGCTATTCTCGGGCTTATGCCAGCGATAAAGCATAAATTGATCAATATTCAATATATTGTTATTGATGCAAAATCAGGCACAAGCGGTGCTGGAAGAAAGGCTGATATTTCAGTATCATTTTGTGAGGTAAATGAAGGTTTTAAGGCATATGCTGTTGGTACTCACAGACATACCCCTGAAATTGAACAGGAATTATCTTTTCTATCTAACGAAAAGATTTCCGTTAATTTTACCCCTCATCTCCTTCCTGTTGACAGGGGGATTCTGACAACAATATATGCACCGCTTACAAAGAAGATAACAGGAGAAGAAATCAGAAGGATTTATCTAAATACATATAAAAACGAGCCGTTTTTAAGGGTCCTTGATTATGGGGTATATCCGAATATTAAAAATGTAAAGGGAACAAACTTCTGTGAAATAGGGTTGAAATTGAATGAGGGCACAAATACTCTTATAATCCTTACTGCCATTGATAATCTTGTAAAAGGCGCTTCAGGACAGGCTGTGCATAACATGAATATTATGCTTGGGTTTGATGAGAAAACAGCACTCGAAAATATTGCATTATTCCCGTGA
- the argJ gene encoding bifunctional glutamate N-acetyltransferase/amino-acid acetyltransferase ArgJ → MSPKGFLFSTVEAAIKKPGRKDLALIYSEKEAVVAGVFTTNCIKAAPVKIDMKRIKSGRGQAVIINSGNANACTGKKGLRDAVEMTVLTARELSIKPSLVYVCSTGVIGLPMPMDRIRVKISELVRDLGKSNLKDVAEAIMTTDTFPKIYKKTIKTEVGTGSIVGICKGAGMIYPQMATMLCFVLTDIAVRQDILERLIMESVKRSFNRISVDGDRSTNDTLLIMANGMLGNVPITAKSTIYNSFRESLFEVTRELSKLIVKDGEGSTKLIEIEVRGARSEIDAEKCAFSVANSNLVKTALYGNDANWGRIMAALGYSGVAVKEDRIDIFIGKVKVAHKGISTGRDQKANDVLKEKELKIIIDLNLGKSFAKILTCDLSEEYVKVNATYRT, encoded by the coding sequence ATGTCTCCAAAAGGTTTTTTATTCTCTACAGTTGAAGCTGCGATAAAAAAGCCAGGAAGAAAAGATCTTGCACTTATTTATTCTGAAAAAGAGGCAGTAGTAGCAGGTGTATTTACAACAAACTGCATTAAGGCTGCGCCAGTAAAGATTGATATGAAGAGAATAAAATCAGGACGTGGGCAGGCTGTTATTATAAATAGTGGAAATGCAAATGCATGCACTGGCAAAAAAGGGCTTCGTGATGCAGTTGAAATGACGGTCTTGACCGCCCGAGAGCTTTCTATTAAACCTTCTCTTGTATATGTATGTTCGACAGGGGTTATCGGATTACCAATGCCAATGGACAGGATAAGAGTTAAGATTTCTGAGCTTGTCCGAGATCTTGGTAAATCGAACTTAAAGGATGTTGCCGAAGCAATAATGACTACTGATACATTCCCTAAGATATATAAGAAGACAATTAAGACAGAGGTAGGTACAGGAAGTATCGTTGGTATATGCAAAGGGGCGGGAATGATATATCCACAAATGGCTACCATGCTATGTTTTGTTCTTACTGATATAGCTGTAAGACAGGATATTTTAGAAAGGCTGATTATGGAATCTGTAAAGAGATCATTTAACCGTATCAGTGTTGATGGTGACAGATCAACAAATGATACATTGCTTATTATGGCAAATGGTATGCTTGGTAATGTTCCTATTACTGCAAAGTCAACCATATATAATTCTTTCAGAGAATCTCTCTTTGAGGTTACACGCGAATTGTCAAAATTAATCGTGAAGGATGGTGAAGGCTCAACCAAGCTTATTGAGATAGAAGTAAGAGGTGCAAGAAGTGAAATAGATGCAGAAAAATGCGCTTTTTCTGTAGCCAATTCAAATCTTGTAAAAACAGCTCTCTATGGTAATGACGCAAATTGGGGACGCATTATGGCAGCGCTTGGATATTCAGGGGTTGCTGTGAAAGAAGATAGGATAGACATCTTTATAGGAAAAGTTAAGGTTGCTCATAAAGGTATCTCGACAGGTAGAGATCAGAAAGCGAATGATGTATTGAAAGAAAAAGAACTAAAAATAATCATTGATCTTAATCTCGGCAAATCTTTTGCGAAAATTCTCACATGTGATTTATCTGAAGAATATGTGAAAGTGAATGCTACTTATAGAACATAA
- a CDS encoding DUF362 domain-containing protein: protein MSKVYFSSARAMKWKYDDSMPGKLEQLLNKFDLSKYFEPKEWVAVKTHFGSEGAHRIVRPMLLRKVVDALKSIGTKPFVTDTVRIKGLDYLEVANQNGINHLSVGAPVILADGIYGNDNIMLKAGGILDEIAVASAIYDASGMVVCSHFKGHIQAGYGGAIKNVAMGGVSSKHRECGWKCGRGAMHTIGEGKLIWHKDRCELCYQCQEICPLESIKFENELFEYKAEDCWRCGRCMRVCPSGALELPGDDERFMRALAEAAKTVLSTFKANKVIYINFLTEIQPECDCMPVADVPVMQDQGILISDDIVAIEQASIDILLKAPPLPQSACDEKEIFKGEDILYRLSEKPYWLQIEEAEKLGLGSKKYELIEI, encoded by the coding sequence ATGTCTAAAGTATATTTTTCTTCAGCAAGAGCAATGAAATGGAAATATGACGACAGTATGCCGGGAAAACTCGAACAACTTCTGAATAAATTTGATCTCTCAAAATATTTTGAACCAAAGGAATGGGTTGCTGTAAAAACACATTTTGGCTCTGAAGGTGCTCATCGTATAGTACGTCCAATGCTATTAAGAAAGGTTGTTGATGCACTAAAAAGCATTGGTACAAAACCTTTTGTAACAGACACCGTCAGAATTAAAGGGCTTGATTATCTCGAGGTAGCTAATCAAAACGGGATAAACCATCTTTCAGTAGGAGCTCCAGTTATACTTGCTGATGGGATTTACGGGAATGATAATATAATGCTAAAAGCAGGAGGGATTCTTGATGAAATTGCTGTTGCAAGTGCTATTTACGACGCCTCCGGGATGGTTGTCTGCTCTCATTTTAAAGGCCATATACAAGCAGGTTATGGAGGTGCAATTAAAAATGTTGCAATGGGGGGAGTAAGTTCAAAACACAGGGAATGTGGCTGGAAATGTGGCAGAGGTGCAATGCACACTATAGGAGAAGGCAAGTTAATCTGGCACAAAGACAGATGCGAACTCTGCTATCAATGTCAGGAAATATGCCCTCTTGAAAGTATAAAATTCGAAAACGAATTATTCGAATATAAAGCAGAGGATTGCTGGCGGTGTGGAAGATGTATGAGGGTATGTCCATCGGGTGCACTCGAGTTGCCTGGCGATGATGAAAGATTCATGCGTGCACTTGCAGAAGCTGCAAAAACTGTATTGAGCACTTTTAAAGCAAACAAAGTCATCTATATCAATTTTCTCACAGAAATTCAACCAGAATGCGACTGCATGCCAGTTGCAGATGTACCGGTAATGCAGGACCAGGGAATTTTGATATCGGATGATATTGTAGCAATCGAACAGGCAAGCATAGACATATTGCTGAAAGCTCCTCCATTGCCACAGTCAGCATGTGATGAAAAAGAGATTTTCAAAGGTGAGGATATATTATATAGACTCTCTGAAAAACCATACTGGCTTCAGATTGAAGAAGCAGAAAAACTTGGATTGGGAAGTAAAAAATATGAACTAATCGAAATCTAA
- the nadB gene encoding L-aspartate oxidase, which translates to MRKEITDFLIIGSGVAGLRAAIELAPYGKVIVVTKERPAESSTEYAQGGIAVALSDEDEVGIHFDDTLKAGDGLCRENAVRILVEEGPERILELISWGAEFDKEGTKLDFTIEAAHSRKRILHAHGDSTGKELERVLLNKVRTFSSVKKYPFAFTEDLIIDDGECLGAIVFQGGEQAALFAKATILATGGAGQIFSRTTNPAVSTGDGMAIAYRAGAILEDMEFIQFHPTVLFAPSAPQFLLSEAMRGEGAILRNIHKEPFMKEYHPDAELAPRDIVSRAIISQMVRTNSNHVFLDMTHLDSIFIKKRFPRIYSTCLQYDVDITKELIPVSPAAHYIMGGVKTDITGATNIKGLYAAGEVACTGVHGANRLASNSLLEGLVFGARTGKTAAYYGLKHKEQNLKERACNNKLLEKYQKTIIRNMNLDTEEIRHSLRKLMWKRVGIIRCKKSLTEAQKKIEGWSFILKEHFLMRRELELKNMLTVAHLIIKAALLREGSVGAHYRSDFPQRGELSSKHIILRNRESMRYEFID; encoded by the coding sequence ATGCGTAAAGAAATAACCGATTTCCTCATTATTGGTAGTGGTGTTGCAGGACTAAGGGCTGCTATAGAGCTTGCACCTTATGGAAAGGTTATTGTTGTAACAAAAGAAAGGCCAGCCGAAAGTAGTACCGAATACGCTCAGGGTGGAATCGCTGTTGCTCTTAGTGATGAGGATGAGGTTGGAATTCATTTTGATGATACATTGAAAGCAGGAGATGGACTTTGCAGGGAAAATGCTGTAAGGATACTTGTTGAGGAAGGACCGGAAAGAATCCTTGAACTCATATCATGGGGGGCAGAATTTGATAAAGAGGGGACAAAACTGGATTTTACAATCGAGGCAGCTCATTCGCGCAAAAGGATACTGCATGCTCATGGAGATTCGACAGGAAAGGAACTTGAGCGTGTGTTGTTAAATAAGGTTCGTACATTTTCGTCTGTGAAGAAATATCCTTTTGCTTTTACAGAAGACCTTATTATTGATGATGGTGAGTGCCTGGGTGCAATAGTTTTTCAGGGAGGCGAACAAGCAGCCTTATTCGCAAAAGCTACAATACTTGCTACTGGAGGAGCTGGTCAGATTTTTTCACGGACAACCAATCCGGCTGTATCCACAGGTGATGGGATGGCTATTGCTTACAGGGCAGGTGCTATCCTTGAAGATATGGAATTCATACAATTTCATCCCACTGTCCTTTTTGCTCCATCAGCACCACAATTTTTATTGAGTGAGGCGATGAGAGGTGAAGGTGCAATTTTAAGGAATATTCACAAAGAACCTTTTATGAAAGAATATCACCCTGATGCAGAACTCGCACCGCGAGACATCGTTTCGAGGGCTATCATTTCACAAATGGTAAGGACAAATAGCAATCATGTATTTCTGGATATGACACATCTTGACAGTATTTTTATTAAGAAGAGATTTCCGAGAATTTATTCAACCTGTCTACAATATGACGTTGATATTACAAAAGAACTTATTCCTGTATCTCCTGCTGCACACTACATCATGGGGGGCGTTAAAACAGATATAACAGGTGCTACTAATATAAAAGGTTTATATGCAGCAGGTGAAGTTGCATGTACAGGTGTGCATGGAGCGAATAGACTTGCCTCAAATAGTCTGCTTGAAGGACTTGTATTTGGGGCAAGAACCGGTAAGACAGCAGCTTACTATGGTTTGAAGCATAAAGAACAAAATTTGAAAGAAAGGGCATGCAATAATAAGCTTTTAGAAAAATATCAGAAAACTATAATACGGAATATGAATTTAGATACAGAAGAGATACGGCATTCTTTAAGAAAGCTTATGTGGAAGAGAGTGGGTATTATTCGATGTAAAAAATCACTTACTGAAGCACAAAAAAAAATAGAAGGATGGTCATTTATTCTGAAAGAGCATTTTCTTATGCGGCGTGAACTGGAACTCAAAAATATGCTTACAGTAGCACATCTTATTATCAAAGCAGCTTTGCTTAGAGAAGGAAGCGTTGGAGCACATTACAGGTCAGATTTCCCACAAAGAGGTGAGTTAAGTAGTAAGCATATTATATTGAGAAATAGAGAAAGTATGCGATATGAATTTATTGACTAG
- a CDS encoding sigma-54-dependent Fis family transcriptional regulator — protein MSDGVILIVDDEEGIRESLSGVLEDEGYETITSSAGEEAIKILKEQNPNLIFLDVWLPGMDGLETLKEIKEFKPDLPVIMISGHGNIELAVKATQMGAYDFLEKPLSLERILLATNRALEKHKLEIENRALKQNLLKKWKLIGDSQKMRYLNEQIDMAAKSNSRVLILGESGSGKELVAHILHEKSQRKDKPFIEMNCAAIPQELIESELFGHEKGSFTGAFERKIGKFELANEGTLFLDEVGDMSLATQSKVLRVIETQEFQRVGGSKSIKVDVRIIAATNKNLLEEVKKGNFREDLFFRLNVIPINVPPLRERKEDILSLVEYFLEYFAAEYGQKPKTITPDALQYLESYNWPGNIRELRNVIERLVIMTSSNTINPKNILIGNNVRSDYFSFKTLKEARDSFEKDFIIKKLEENNWNISKTAEILDIERSNLHRKIKAYGIKTS, from the coding sequence ATGTCTGACGGTGTAATACTTATAGTTGATGATGAAGAAGGAATTCGTGAAAGTCTCTCTGGCGTGCTTGAGGATGAGGGGTATGAAACCATCACATCAAGTGCTGGAGAAGAGGCAATAAAAATATTAAAAGAACAAAATCCAAATCTTATATTTTTAGATGTATGGCTACCTGGTATGGATGGCCTCGAGACGCTCAAAGAGATAAAAGAATTCAAACCTGACCTTCCAGTAATAATGATTTCTGGACACGGAAATATAGAACTTGCAGTAAAGGCAACACAAATGGGTGCTTATGATTTTCTTGAAAAACCCCTTTCTCTGGAGAGGATTCTTTTAGCCACTAATAGAGCTCTTGAAAAACATAAACTTGAAATAGAAAACAGGGCACTAAAACAGAATCTGCTAAAAAAATGGAAATTGATAGGAGATTCTCAAAAGATGAGATATCTTAATGAACAGATCGATATGGCTGCTAAAAGCAATAGCAGGGTATTAATACTTGGAGAGAGTGGTTCCGGTAAAGAACTCGTTGCTCATATACTTCACGAAAAAAGTCAAAGAAAAGATAAACCTTTTATTGAGATGAACTGTGCCGCAATTCCTCAGGAACTCATTGAGAGTGAATTGTTTGGTCATGAAAAAGGTTCCTTCACAGGTGCATTTGAAAGAAAAATTGGGAAATTCGAATTAGCTAATGAAGGAACATTATTTTTAGATGAAGTCGGGGATATGTCTCTTGCAACACAATCAAAAGTGCTTCGTGTAATAGAAACTCAAGAATTCCAGCGTGTTGGTGGCAGTAAAAGTATTAAGGTAGATGTCAGGATTATTGCAGCTACTAATAAAAACTTGTTAGAAGAAGTAAAAAAGGGGAACTTCAGGGAAGACCTTTTCTTCAGATTGAATGTAATTCCTATAAATGTCCCTCCTTTACGGGAGCGGAAAGAGGATATCCTATCATTAGTGGAATATTTTCTTGAGTATTTTGCTGCAGAATATGGCCAAAAACCTAAAACCATAACTCCTGATGCATTACAATATCTTGAATCTTACAACTGGCCAGGGAATATCAGAGAATTGAGGAATGTTATAGAGAGGCTCGTAATCATGACCTCTTCAAATACCATAAATCCAAAAAACATATTAATCGGAAATAATGTGCGTTCAGACTATTTTTCTTTCAAAACCCTCAAAGAAGCGAGAGATTCTTTTGAAAAAGACTTTATTATAAAAAAGCTTGAGGAAAACAACTGGAACATATCAAAAACAGCCGAAATCCTTGACATCGAGCGCAGTAACCTTCACAGGAAGATAAAGGCTTATGGTATAAAAACATCATGA
- a CDS encoding HAMP domain-containing protein, with amino-acid sequence MKKLHPVVFFMIIFLFVIASFAVEFHFLRLESVPFLTKLFLLLPINLTIIALFTLMFFVGKSLIRLYFERKHKILGYKFKTKFVVILVVLTLIPAALLFIISSGLITNYIDRWFVPQLRQPLDRSIEIAKSVYEIEKQKTLDYAKALSKGESTLSDYKVKHLSIIPADATETIRSAFEGKAGTEVISGKRGDIIRAVVPEFKDGKQTGVLIVESLIPVKITTNVENIKDAYENYLTLESWKVPIKINYLLILGFLTMIVVFMALWIALRISRGITDPIQSLALATEQVASGNLDIKVDIEKTDEIGLLINSFNDMVRKLKFSKESLQSAYLYIKNILDNINSGVIMLDTSGTISMINGAACSILNINQQDVVNKTYRELMLRIDSEELHNLVHSIEGKVFKPVKKELKALINNKRIILSVFITSLRDSQKYIGLLVVFDDITDIIEAQKARTWQDIARKMAHEIKNPLTPIKLSTERMIKKWEIQDPDFDHIFRRSAKTIIKEVESLKRLVDEFSRYGKMPEIIKKPASISTIIDEVVDLYKDYKDIQINVIMPENLPLLEIDYEQIKRALINIFDNAVQAIITNGKIDINVSFDIDANKAFINIADNGPGIRDEDREKLFLPYFSTKKDGTGLGLAIANRIITEHRGHISFRDNNPKGTVFTIEIPIKDVAI; translated from the coding sequence ATGAAAAAACTGCATCCTGTCGTGTTTTTCATGATCATTTTCCTTTTCGTTATAGCATCTTTTGCAGTTGAATTCCATTTCCTTCGACTTGAATCTGTACCATTTCTGACAAAACTTTTTCTTCTTTTACCAATAAATTTAACAATAATAGCCTTATTTACACTTATGTTTTTTGTAGGTAAAAGTTTGATAAGGCTCTACTTTGAGAGAAAACACAAAATTCTCGGCTACAAATTCAAGACTAAATTCGTGGTCATCCTCGTGGTTCTAACGCTTATTCCAGCAGCTCTTTTATTTATAATATCGAGCGGCCTCATTACAAATTATATTGATCGGTGGTTCGTTCCGCAATTGAGACAGCCTCTGGACAGGTCAATAGAAATTGCAAAATCAGTATATGAAATTGAAAAGCAAAAAACACTTGATTATGCAAAAGCATTATCTAAAGGAGAATCAACCCTTTCAGATTATAAAGTCAAACATCTTTCCATAATACCCGCAGATGCGACGGAAACAATACGTTCTGCATTTGAAGGAAAAGCAGGAACTGAAGTAATTTCAGGAAAAAGGGGTGACATTATAAGGGCGGTCGTCCCTGAATTTAAAGATGGAAAACAAACAGGGGTGTTAATAGTCGAATCACTCATTCCTGTGAAGATTACAACCAATGTCGAGAACATCAAAGATGCCTATGAGAACTATCTTACACTCGAATCATGGAAAGTGCCTATTAAAATAAATTACCTGCTTATTCTGGGTTTCCTAACAATGATAGTTGTATTTATGGCTTTATGGATAGCCCTCCGGATATCAAGAGGGATTACAGACCCCATACAGAGTTTGGCTCTCGCGACCGAACAGGTCGCCTCTGGTAATCTTGACATAAAAGTGGATATTGAAAAAACAGACGAAATTGGACTTCTTATCAATTCATTTAACGATATGGTTAGAAAACTAAAATTCAGTAAAGAATCCCTTCAATCAGCTTATCTTTATATAAAAAATATTCTGGATAATATTAATTCTGGTGTTATTATGCTCGATACCTCAGGAACTATATCAATGATCAATGGAGCCGCATGTTCAATACTAAACATAAATCAGCAGGATGTTGTTAACAAAACTTATAGAGAACTTATGTTAAGGATTGATTCTGAAGAACTTCATAATCTTGTCCATAGTATAGAGGGCAAAGTATTCAAACCTGTAAAAAAAGAATTAAAAGCCCTTATAAATAATAAAAGAATTATTTTATCAGTCTTTATCACCAGTCTGAGGGATTCACAGAAATATATCGGCCTTCTGGTTGTCTTTGATGATATAACTGATATTATTGAAGCACAGAAGGCAAGAACCTGGCAGGATATAGCAAGAAAGATGGCTCATGAAATAAAAAACCCTTTAACTCCAATTAAACTTTCAACAGAACGTATGATTAAAAAATGGGAGATACAAGATCCTGATTTTGATCATATCTTCAGGAGATCTGCAAAAACTATTATTAAAGAAGTTGAAAGTCTTAAAAGACTGGTTGATGAATTTTCAAGGTATGGCAAGATGCCGGAAATAATCAAGAAACCAGCCTCTATTTCAACTATAATAGATGAGGTGGTTGATCTATACAAAGATTATAAAGATATTCAGATTAATGTTATAATGCCTGAAAATCTTCCTCTTTTAGAAATAGATTATGAGCAGATTAAACGTGCTCTAATAAATATTTTTGATAATGCAGTACAAGCAATAATAACCAATGGGAAAATTGACATCAACGTAAGTTTTGATATTGATGCAAATAAGGCATTCATTAATATTGCTGATAACGGACCAGGCATAAGAGATGAGGATAGAGAAAAATTGTTTCTCCCTTATTTTTCTACTAAAAAGGATGGAACTGGCCTTGGTCTTGCAATAGCAAACAGGATAATTACAGAACATAGAGGGCATATCAGTTTCAGAGATAATAATCCAAAAGGAACTGTATTTACAATAGAAATACCAATCAAGGATGTTGCTATTTAA
- a CDS encoding DUF4390 domain-containing protein, whose translation MITSIKNHIHAIQTRLGVILLIVFSIFFNPSQSQSADVIGPEVSFHGDEIHASASVVLDEKYINELKKGITKNFKIYVDIYRVWHNWPDEFISGKVIFRTLKCDPVKGEYIATSSSGNIFVNKRFKSFESMTDWALRIDDIRLIPVSELEPGTYYIRVTVESKIRKLPPVIGYFMIFLSENEFKIHKNSSFFYIGIKR comes from the coding sequence ATGATAACTTCAATTAAAAACCATATTCATGCAATTCAAACCAGGTTAGGGGTTATATTACTAATCGTCTTTTCCATTTTTTTTAACCCATCACAATCACAAAGTGCCGATGTTATAGGTCCTGAAGTATCCTTCCACGGAGATGAAATTCATGCTTCTGCCTCAGTGGTACTAGATGAAAAATATATTAACGAACTGAAAAAGGGGATAACAAAAAATTTTAAGATTTATGTTGATATCTATCGGGTATGGCATAACTGGCCTGATGAATTTATATCTGGCAAAGTTATTTTCAGAACTCTTAAATGTGATCCTGTAAAAGGTGAATATATTGCAACCTCAAGCTCTGGAAATATTTTTGTAAATAAGAGATTCAAGTCTTTTGAGTCTATGACAGATTGGGCGTTAAGAATTGATGATATTCGACTTATACCTGTGTCAGAACTTGAACCCGGAACATACTATATTAGGGTTACAGTGGAATCCAAAATACGAAAACTTCCCCCTGTTATAGGATACTTTATGATTTTTTTATCGGAAAATGAATTCAAAATCCATAAGAATTCATCTTTCTTTTACATAGGGATAAAAAGATGA